In Candidatus Flexicrinis affinis, the following are encoded in one genomic region:
- a CDS encoding bifunctional 4-hydroxy-2-oxoglutarate aldolase/2-dehydro-3-deoxy-phosphogluconate aldolase (catalyzes the formation of pyruvate and glyoxylate from 4-hydroxy-2-oxoglutarate; or pyruvate and D-glyceraldehyde 3-phosphate from 2-dehydro-3-deoxy-D-glyconate 6-phosphate), with the protein MARFERLHVYQTMLNDGLLPLFYHASPDVTLKVVEALYRAGCRTFEFTHRLDGAVDVFSVLMSKAAETCPEMIIGVGAVEDPEMAALYLSRGANFVDGPSVSIETARLCNRRKVAYIPGCGSVTEIALAEEYGAEIVKVFPGNAVGGPDFIQAVLAPRPWSKMMPSGGIGVDRDSLTAWFRAGAALVGMGSALTPKMWVERGDFDSITNAAAQALAHIRSVRRPTGLLNNASSTSTVPTVKPTGN; encoded by the coding sequence ATGGCGCGCTTTGAACGACTTCATGTGTATCAAACGATGTTGAACGATGGCTTGCTGCCGCTGTTCTACCATGCCTCGCCGGACGTCACGCTCAAGGTGGTCGAGGCGCTCTACCGCGCCGGATGTCGCACGTTCGAGTTCACCCATCGGCTCGACGGCGCGGTGGACGTGTTCAGCGTGTTGATGAGCAAAGCGGCCGAAACGTGCCCCGAGATGATCATCGGCGTCGGCGCGGTCGAAGACCCGGAGATGGCCGCACTGTACCTCTCGCGCGGGGCCAACTTCGTTGACGGTCCGTCGGTCAGCATCGAGACCGCGCGCCTGTGCAACCGGCGCAAGGTCGCCTATATCCCCGGCTGCGGCAGCGTCACCGAGATCGCGCTGGCCGAGGAATACGGCGCGGAGATCGTCAAGGTCTTCCCCGGCAACGCCGTGGGCGGGCCGGACTTCATTCAGGCGGTGCTGGCGCCGCGCCCGTGGTCGAAGATGATGCCGTCCGGCGGCATCGGCGTCGACCGCGACAGCCTGACAGCGTGGTTCCGCGCCGGCGCGGCATTGGTCGGCATGGGCAGTGCGCTCACGCCCAAGATGTGGGTCGAACGTGGCGACTTCGACTCGATCACCAACGCGGCCGCGCAGGCGCTAGCCCACATCCGCAGCGTGCGCCGGCCAACCGGTCTGCTCAACAACGCCAGTTCGACAAGCACTGTCCCGACCGTCAAGCCAACGGGGAACTGA
- a CDS encoding VOC family protein, which yields MEKVLGFGGFFFRADKPADLMRWYHDNLGIDYPPRDYDQQPWRQTAGTTIFEPFERDNTDFVGSTAPFMFNFRVRDLDAMVAQLRANGNTVTVDENEYPNGRFAQLNDPEGNPIQLWQPGGVDSP from the coding sequence ATGGAGAAAGTACTCGGATTCGGCGGATTCTTCTTCCGCGCAGACAAACCGGCCGACCTCATGCGCTGGTACCACGACAATCTCGGCATCGACTACCCGCCGCGCGATTACGACCAACAGCCGTGGCGGCAGACCGCCGGCACCACCATCTTCGAGCCGTTCGAACGTGACAACACCGACTTTGTCGGCTCGACCGCGCCGTTCATGTTCAACTTCCGCGTGCGCGACCTCGACGCGATGGTCGCTCAACTACGTGCGAACGGGAACACCGTCACCGTCGATGAAAACGAGTATCCCAACGGGCGCTTCGCCCAACTGAACGACCCGGAGGGCAACCCGATCCAACTGTGGCAGCCCGGCGGCGTCGACTCGCCGTAG